tattgattttttttattgcttaAGATTTgactaatattaagttgcattatATGGCCAGATTGTAATGCAAGAGGATATAAGTATGATTGTTTGGACTGACAGAACATCGGACAGAACCTTAATTATGATACTTTAGTGGAAtcacataattaaataatgttgtaattaatagacgaAGAGTCGAAACCTAATcacaaattatttgagccctaattatatatgtctaatGGGTCTTTCCACTAGTTCAATATAACCTTGATAGtttgcattaaaaaaatattaaaaaaatgtgaaatgacGAACTACAGAAATAGATCGCATGTATCGCTATCTACAATGAATACATTTTCTCAATATGAACAAGAGATTgactcaaaaattaattaatttcttgaattgttatttaattaatttgttattaaattattggaGTTCTaagtggaaattaaattaattaagtcatAATAGTTTCATAAGAACAAGTTAATCAAATTAACTTGCTCATAGATTTTAGTATGGTAAAGTTGACATGACTTTAACGGAATTAAAATTGGGTTGGTTTAGggtataatttaattagtttaattaatttaattaattaaatgaataaataatatttttgggtTTAGGAAATATATCCATTGGGTTAGACAAATTATATGAGTTAGTTTAAAGACcatataacacatataattaaccCGATGCATGACAAGGCCTAATAGCCCCGATTTAGAAGGAAGGGGAGGCAAAACCCTAGTTCCAAAAGAGTGTTGCTACTACCGCTAAAGGTGTGCATTTGATTGGTTCGGGTTTTTTATaccaaaaaccaaataaattaaattatccaTGTAAACCGAATAAATCGAACCGACCTAAGGagcaaaaccaaataaaatgaaccgaaaattttcgattttagatttttggattttagatttttttgagttggaaaaagaaattttaatttacttataattttatttcacttatttttttcatataacttgtaacgccccaaaaatttgAATGTCTAACTGTTGAATTTTGTTGTAATTAGATCTTTGTTTTTGTGGCTATGTATTACTGTTTATGTGTTTGAGGTCAGGGGTTTGAGTCGCatctttggaaaattttgttattttattctaagttaATATCTATCCTTGAACTATTTACATAAGTTTAATTCTATGTAAATTGGTGTCAAGAATGAGTCTGCTGGTTCACTAGTTAAGCTTCTGTATTCTACTTGATCCTATATTTGACTCTCAACGTATGCGTTAaggaatatttttgctaaatgTTAGAAATCTTATCGGTagttaaaatagaatttaacgTTTCcctctctcttttctcttttccattctccttcctttcttttctttccttccctttttcatttttatttccttctctttttttttctttttgatatgTCTGTAAAGTGGCTACCGGGAGTAATTGAGGGTTTTACGTTGTTCATTGCGTCGTTGAAAGATCTCTGTGTAAGTTCTATCGTAAATTCTTTTCATTCTGTgagtttttggtttttttctttggttGAAATTATTTTGCTACTCGAATTCTCTGTTTCACCAACACGTTAGTTCCATTTTCACAATTGCATACGAGGTGAGTGTTGAAATCCGAGTAGGTAGGTCATGTTAAAGTTTTTCGACATAAGATTTAGTTTTGTACGTTAATTCTTGTGTTCATTGAGAATAGTTGTTGAATTAGTTATTGGATGGTCATTCTAGGGTCCGGGGTTCCTCTACGTTACTCTTACATCAAAAACTACATCAGGTGCATACTAAAAACCCGAGTCTTTGCAAAATTTAGACTCTGAAAACCATGATTATCAacgccacacgaccatgtgccaggccgtgtggtagGTCGTGTGCATCATACGATCATGTGTTAAGTCGTGTGGTAGGCCGTATGGCTCATTGTTTGTCATTAAAGACCACACGGGCTAGAGACAAGGGcatgtgtccaggccatgtgacCCACTGTTTGCGATTCAAGACTACACGGGCATGCGACATAGGCGTGTGTCAGGCTGTGTAAACCATACAAGCCAGTCATTTAGGCCGTGTAAactcacacgggcgtgtggatCAAAAGTGAGATTTATCCTTGGGGCTGTAAGCGTCGTTTGACGCGAGAGTAGGCCTCTGTAGTGTACATATGACTTGATTTAAACCGTATAAGTTGTTATCTAATGGTCCGAGACTGAATAATTCACTATCTAAATGCATACTAATTAGGATGACTGTTGATGATATTGATCTATACTACTTGACTATGAACTGTATCTGCATAACTATGTATACGTTCTTAATATTTGACATTCGTAATCTACATTTACATTGGGTGGGAATTTTGTAAAAGAGGAAGTGATATGTTCTAGTTCAGTGGCTAAGCTACAATTTATATGTGAATCTGGTGTCTTATCATAATTTGATCTGGCAGCTAGTCTACAATCACGTTGAACATGTCAGACCAACattatgtggtgtgtagggctaGATGGGTATTTAAATTCTCTTaatggtgtgttgggttggtcGGAGAtcgtgtgtagaggatgggggtaggaaaaACTGCATCTGTTTTTTATTTGGTCTGTATCTGAACTTGAACTGTTCTGATATTCCTTTGACTGGTTAAGACTGTACTGGATATCCTCTGATTCTGATTTGAACACGAGTTTAGGAATATACTATTATATTTATACTTCTAATTGAATTTATAtcggttacacactgagttataaactcattttttcTGTTGATGGAATTATAGGTAACTCACAGTCTTGATCAGGTCGGTGTAATGGAAGCTCGGTCATTCTGCTTTATCACCTTTTATGTTATCtgtaattttagtattttatttgcATTAGGACTTTCTAAGATTGTTGAATTATCGGTTGGGTTTTTAGgaatgttataatattttagacgtttttttttttactgtgtTTATAAAAGCTAGTTTTTCTAATAACGTTAATGTAACTCTTCAGACTTGATCCtaacgtttaggccgggtttgagTTGTTACataattgttttctttcttcaatttggtATAacatattacttttaattttatttcaattttattataaaatattaaaattaaatcaaacaattttaaggaacttaaaaaatgattttcttcCATGGTCAACATATCATTTTCATGTCTTCTATTCTTGTTAACGGGTatatatcaatttgatcttttatatattaaatgatcaaaattaaattatcaattttggttttaaatattaatgggtattgagttttaaattttaatggattcagcttttaaaaatattgattttaatgagtatttgggtttaaggtttaaatttgagtttgggtATATAAATAGGTTATAAGCTTATTGCTTTATGAGTTATGACCTTAATTGATTTATTCggtttaaaatgtcaaaatcgaaaattaattgattaaaccaaataaaccaagcataaaaactaattaaaccGAAAAACAACATCAGTTCGTTTCACTtcaattttttcggtttaaaatttttttcacacCCCTAGCTACCCCCTTCATATACACTCCTTGTGGGGGTCGTGTTTCCTCGTAAAATATTACAATTCAGTTAAATTTTGTTCTACTAAAACTCTTATTATTTTCTCTATAAATAAAGATTGAGGATTAGTCAAataaacacttattaaataaaacccactcaattaaattctatttttcgtGAGTActtgttattaaaatttgtgaGATTATAATTGCATATTCATTGGCAATTAAAATTCCAATTTTTGAGATTGAATACATTAGCTTTAGATTTTCTCAGAGAGACTTAGAAAGTCTCGTTTTCATCTTCTTAAATAAAACTCACTCTCTAAGCATTGAATgtttgaaaatagaaagaaaaatcattCGATTAAAAGTCAAAAATGTTTAAATACTAGATTCAAATTTTGGCAAATTTCCTTAATTCAGAAAAcacaaatattcaatttgatgaaatttaaaacTGTAAATATCATCAATTTTTATGGAAAACTTTAAATTCTACCGTGCATAAgttatttttctaacaaattgtGATATCTAGCAGCATGACATCATTGGGTCAACCGGTTTAACCAAAAAGAGGACCATAAAAATGGTCACCGACTAAATGTTTTCATTTCCTTCTTACGTAAGTCGCCACctaatcacatcaaattcacatGAAACTCTTATAAAATCTCCTATGACTGTCTCGCTGACTCTGCAATGCATTACTCAAGTCACATCGCCAATTGCTTTATCTGATAAGCCATTGGTCATTATTGGCGACCTAGAAATTACTCTGGAAATTGCTTGGAAACTATCAGCATGAATCATATAGGAAATTATACCTTAAACACCAAGTCATAGGTAGTCCTCTATTCCAATATATATAGAGCAGTTATCAAAGTTCAAAAACACTTCCAAGTAACTTTAAAGAGTTACAGAAAAAATGGCGATGGTGGGAGAAATGTGGTCTCATTTAGGCTCTACAATGGCAACATTGATGCTTGTTTATACCGTTTTTAAACAGTTCTTCCCTCACCAGCTTCAAGTCTCTTTCGAAAAGTATTTCAATAGAATTGTGAGATATGCATATCCTTATGTCGAAATTACTTTTGATGAGTTCACTGGCGAACGCATGAAGCGCAGCGAAGCCTATTCCAGAATCAAAAGTTACCTCAGCGACAAGTCAACGGCATCGGCCAAGCGTCTCAAGGCCGATGTTGTGAAAGGTAGCCAATCCGTAATCCTTAGCATGGATTACAATGAAGAAATTACTGAAGAATTTCAAGGGGTTAAACTTTGGTGGTCTGCAAACAGAATTCCTTCAAAAACACCACGGATTGCAATCTACCCTGTTGACGATGAAAAGAAATCTTACAAGCTTACAGTTCATAAACGCCATATAGAATTGATCACTCAATCTTATATTAGCCATGTTATGAAGGAAGGCAAGGAAATCGAAACGAGAAACCGGAAACGGAAGCTTTATTCGAATAATCCGAGCCAGAACTGGGACGGATACCGAAGCAACAAGTGGAGCAACGTCCTGTTCGAACATCCTGCGACGTTTGATACACTGGCTATGGATGCGAAATTGAAAGAGGAAATCAAGAACGATTTGAACAAGTTCAGCAAAGGGAAAGATTACTATGCCAGAATTGGGAAAGCTTGGAAACGTGGATATCTCCTTTATGGTCCTCCGGGAACTGGGAAATCATCGATGATTGCGGCAATGGCAAACCTATTGGACTACGATGTTTATGATCTCGAACTCACTGCAGTGAAGGAAAACACGGAGTTGAGAAGGCTTTTGCTTGATACGTCAAGCAAGTCGATTATCGTGATCGAGGATATTGATTGCTCTATCGATCTCACAGGCCAAAGGGGTAAGAAGACGGAGAAAGATGGAAACGAAGACGAGCCCTCGGATCCGGTCACCGAAAGGgtgaaaaaagaagagaaaaagaagagtaAGGTTACATTATCGGGACTTTTGAATTGTATAGATGGACTTTGGTCGTCTTGTGGGAGTGAAAGAATCATTGTTTTTACAACAAACTATGTTGAGAAGCTTGATCCGGCATTGATAAGGAGGGGAAGAATGGATAAACACATTGAACTGTCTTATTGTTGCTTTGATGCATTCAAGGTATTTGCGAAGAATTATTTGGAGGTTGATTCTCATTCATTGTTCGGAGAAATCGAATCATTGTTGGGGGAAACAAATATGACACCAGCTGATGTTGCGGAGAATTTGATGCCGAAATCAGATTATGACGATGTGGAAACTTGTTTGAAGAGATTGGTGGAAGCTCTTAAAGATACTAAGGAGGAAGCAAAGAAGAAGGTTGAGGATGAAGCTCGTTTAATGGcggagaaagaagaagaagaaaaacagaGGCAAAAACctgagaaagaagaaaaggaagaaagcGGTAAAGATGTGAAAGAAATCAAAGAGAAAGGTGTGGCAAAGGTGGATGAAGACCCCCgttaatatatgaattgatCATTGTAATTCATTGGATCTTATTGCTGCCGTTTGGCTTAGAtaattagacataaaataaaaatttagtataaaatttaaatttaaattaaaaatacttgcaaaatataaaatctttttaaagtaaatacttttaaagaaaCGTGGAATGATGAGAACTACATGTTTTTTTGTGATAAGGAGTTGGGCATTTGACGATTTCCTACACATATTTCAACTTGGATGACGTGCATGCCCGTACTGTAACGTGTGGTGGTCTTTGCCTTGATCTCAACACTACACTGTGATCAGAAATAGATATAAGTGACCATTACGCCTCGACTTTGTTCCTTACGGAgttcttaatatttttcatttctcgTACAGAATATTAAAGGGAAAAAGTTTTCCTGAATCAATAATAGTGTTTAGCTCTAAATTTTGCTAAGGAAAACATATAAATGCTTACTATATAGATTTCTTCATTAAATGTGTCAACCTAACATTTTCATGTTGGTATGATTTTCCCTTGATTAGaagatgttttaaaatatatcatccATTCTTGCATTTATAGGAGGATACATGGGGTTTTATGCTAAAAATATTGAAGGTTGTTCATGATATCTATAAACTTATGGAACTATCTTTGGAACAT
The window above is part of the Gossypium raimondii isolate GPD5lz chromosome 9, ASM2569854v1, whole genome shotgun sequence genome. Proteins encoded here:
- the LOC105798273 gene encoding AAA-ATPase ASD, mitochondrial; translation: MAMVGEMWSHLGSTMATLMLVYTVFKQFFPHQLQVSFEKYFNRIVRYAYPYVEITFDEFTGERMKRSEAYSRIKSYLSDKSTASAKRLKADVVKGSQSVILSMDYNEEITEEFQGVKLWWSANRIPSKTPRIAIYPVDDEKKSYKLTVHKRHIELITQSYISHVMKEGKEIETRNRKRKLYSNNPSQNWDGYRSNKWSNVLFEHPATFDTLAMDAKLKEEIKNDLNKFSKGKDYYARIGKAWKRGYLLYGPPGTGKSSMIAAMANLLDYDVYDLELTAVKENTELRRLLLDTSSKSIIVIEDIDCSIDLTGQRGKKTEKDGNEDEPSDPVTERVKKEEKKKSKVTLSGLLNCIDGLWSSCGSERIIVFTTNYVEKLDPALIRRGRMDKHIELSYCCFDAFKVFAKNYLEVDSHSLFGEIESLLGETNMTPADVAENLMPKSDYDDVETCLKRLVEALKDTKEEAKKKVEDEARLMAEKEEEEKQRQKPEKEEKEESGKDVKEIKEKGVAKVDEDPR